A DNA window from Streptococcus sp. LPB0220 contains the following coding sequences:
- the secY gene encoding preprotein translocase subunit SecY produces MFFKLLKDAFKVKQVRSKILFTIFIILVFRIGTTITVPGVNAKILNNLQDVSFLNMLSLVSGNAMRNFSVFALGVSPYITASIVVQLLQMDLLPKFVEWGKQGEVGRRKLNQATRYISLVLAFVQSIGITATFHTLSQAKLVATPNTKTYLLIGAILTTGSMIVTWLGEQITDKGYGNGVSMIIFAGIVSSIPEMIKEIYENAFVNVRSGQMTNSLIFVGVLILAVLVIVYFTTFVEQAQYKIPIQYTKIAQGAPSSSYLPLKVNPAGVIPVIFASSITAAPAAIFQVISAMGYNAGWVKTAQAMLATNTPTGVAMYALLIILFTFFYTFVQINPEKTAENLQKSGAYIPGVRPGKGTEEFMSRLLRRLASVGSVFLGFITIIPILARDLFGLTDAVALGGTSLLIIISTGIEGMKQLEGYLLKRKYVGFMDTTTE; encoded by the coding sequence ATGTTTTTTAAATTATTAAAAGATGCATTTAAGGTGAAACAAGTACGGTCGAAGATTTTATTTACGATCTTCATCATTCTTGTTTTCCGCATTGGGACCACGATTACAGTGCCTGGTGTAAATGCGAAAATTCTGAACAACCTTCAAGATGTGTCCTTCTTGAACATGCTCAGTTTGGTTTCTGGGAATGCCATGAGGAACTTCTCAGTTTTCGCATTAGGGGTTAGCCCATACATCACAGCTTCGATCGTCGTGCAACTTTTGCAAATGGATCTGTTACCTAAGTTTGTTGAATGGGGCAAACAAGGGGAAGTTGGTCGAAGAAAGCTTAACCAAGCAACACGCTATATTTCTTTGGTTCTAGCCTTTGTTCAATCCATCGGGATTACAGCAACCTTCCACACCTTGTCTCAGGCGAAATTAGTCGCAACTCCAAATACCAAGACCTATCTATTAATCGGTGCGATTCTAACGACCGGTTCCATGATTGTGACTTGGCTTGGAGAACAAATCACAGATAAAGGCTACGGTAATGGTGTATCAATGATTATCTTTGCAGGGATTGTGTCATCGATTCCTGAGATGATTAAAGAAATCTATGAAAATGCATTTGTGAACGTTCGTTCTGGTCAAATGACCAATTCCCTCATTTTTGTTGGGGTACTAATCCTTGCTGTCTTGGTTATTGTTTACTTTACAACCTTTGTAGAGCAAGCACAATACAAGATTCCAATCCAATATACAAAGATTGCACAAGGAGCTCCATCAAGTTCTTACCTTCCTTTGAAAGTAAACCCAGCAGGAGTTATTCCTGTCATCTTCGCTAGTTCGATTACAGCAGCGCCTGCTGCAATTTTCCAAGTGATTAGCGCTATGGGTTACAATGCAGGATGGGTGAAAACAGCTCAAGCCATGTTGGCTACAAACACACCAACTGGTGTGGCAATGTATGCCTTATTGATCATTCTCTTCACCTTCTTCTACACGTTTGTTCAGATCAATCCTGAAAAAACGGCAGAAAACCTTCAAAAGAGTGGTGCCTATATCCCAGGCGTTCGCCCTGGTAAGGGGACAGAAGAGTTTATGTCTCGTTTGCTACGTCGTTTAGCAAGCGTCGGATCAGTATTCCTTGGCTTTATTACCATCATTCCAATCCTAGCTCGAGATTTATTTGGTTTGACAGATGCAGTTGCTCTTGGAGGAACTAGTTTGTTAATCATTATTTCAACAGGTATTGAGGGAATGAAACAATTAGAAGGCTACTTATTAAAACGTAAGTATGTCGGATTTATGGACACAACAACAGAATAG
- a CDS encoding DNA-directed RNA polymerase subunit alpha, which produces MIEFEKPNITKIDENKDYGVFVVEPLERGYGTTLGNSLRRVLLASLPGAAVTSINIEGVLHEFDTVPGVREDVMQIILNVKGIAVKSYVQDEKIIELDVEGPAEVTAGDILTDSDIEIVNPDHYLFTIGEGASLKATLTVNSGRGYVPADQNKKDDAPVGTLAVDSIYTPVTKVNYQVEPARVGSNDGFDKLTLEILTNGTIIPEDALGLSARILTEHLNLFTNLTEIAIATDVMKEVDTTSDDRILERTIEELDLSVRSYNCLKRAGINTVYDLTEKSEAEMMKVRNLGRKSLEEVKIKLADLGLGLKNDK; this is translated from the coding sequence ATGATTGAGTTTGAAAAACCAAATATAACAAAAATTGATGAAAACAAAGATTATGGCGTGTTTGTCGTAGAACCACTTGAACGTGGCTATGGTACAACACTTGGAAACTCACTTCGTCGTGTACTTCTGGCTTCACTTCCAGGTGCAGCTGTCACTTCAATCAACATTGAAGGTGTACTCCACGAATTTGATACCGTTCCAGGAGTCCGTGAAGACGTTATGCAAATTATTCTTAACGTTAAAGGAATCGCCGTTAAATCTTACGTCCAAGACGAAAAGATTATTGAACTTGATGTAGAAGGACCTGCAGAAGTAACTGCTGGAGATATTCTGACTGATAGTGACATCGAAATTGTAAACCCTGATCATTATCTATTTACAATCGGAGAAGGAGCATCTTTGAAAGCAACGCTTACTGTAAACAGTGGACGTGGCTATGTTCCAGCTGATCAAAACAAAAAAGATGATGCACCAGTGGGAACACTTGCTGTAGATTCAATCTATACGCCAGTGACTAAAGTCAATTACCAAGTTGAACCAGCACGCGTTGGTAGCAACGATGGCTTTGACAAGCTAACCCTTGAAATTTTGACAAATGGGACAATCATTCCAGAAGATGCCTTAGGTTTGTCTGCTCGTATTTTGACAGAACACCTAAATCTATTCACAAACTTAACTGAAATTGCTATTGCAACAGATGTTATGAAGGAAGTGGATACAACTTCTGATGATCGCATTTTAGAACGTACGATCGAAGAATTAGATCTTTCAGTTCGTTCATATAACTGTTTGAAACGTGCTGGCATTAATACTGTTTATGATTTGACTGAAAAATCAGAAGCAGAAATGATGAAAGTTCGTAATTTGGGACGTAAGAGTCTTGAAGAAGTTAAAATCAAACTTGCCGACTTAGGCCTTGGGTTAAAAAACGATAAATAG
- the rpmC gene encoding 50S ribosomal protein L29, producing the protein MKLTEVKEFVKELRGLSQEELAKRENELKKELFELRFQAAAGQLEQTGRLKEVKKQIASIKTVQSEAK; encoded by the coding sequence ATGAAACTTACAGAAGTAAAAGAATTTGTTAAAGAACTTCGTGGTCTTTCTCAAGAAGAACTCGCGAAGCGTGAAAATGAATTGAAGAAAGAATTGTTTGAACTTCGTTTCCAAGCAGCCGCTGGTCAATTGGAACAAACTGGACGTTTGAAAGAAGTGAAAAAACAAATCGCTAGCATCAAAACTGTTCAATCAGAAGCTAAATAA
- the rplE gene encoding 50S ribosomal protein L5: protein MANRLKEKYLNEVVPSLTEQFNYSSVMAVPKVDKIVLNMGVGDAVSNAKNLEKAAEELALISGQKPLITKAKKSIAGFRLREGVAIGAKVTLRGERMYEFLDKLVTVSLPRVRDFHGVPTKSFDGRGNYTLGVKEQLIFPEINFDDVDKTRGLDIVIVTTANTDEESRALLTGLGMPFAK from the coding sequence ATGGCTAATCGTTTAAAAGAAAAATACCTTAATGAAGTAGTACCATCATTGACTGAACAGTTCAACTATTCATCAGTTATGGCTGTGCCAAAAGTTGATAAAATCGTTTTGAACATGGGTGTTGGTGATGCAGTATCAAATGCTAAAAACCTTGAAAAAGCTGCTGAAGAGCTTGCTTTGATCTCAGGTCAAAAACCATTGATCACTAAGGCTAAAAAATCAATCGCCGGCTTCCGTCTTCGTGAAGGTGTTGCGATCGGTGCAAAAGTTACCCTTCGTGGTGAACGTATGTACGAATTCTTAGATAAATTGGTAACAGTTTCACTTCCACGTGTACGTGACTTCCATGGTGTTCCAACAAAATCATTTGATGGACGCGGAAACTACACACTTGGTGTGAAAGAACAATTGATCTTCCCAGAAATCAACTTTGATGATGTTGATAAAACTCGTGGTTTGGATATCGTAATCGTAACTACAGCGAACACAGACGAAGAATCACGTGCATTGCTTACTGGCCTCGGTATGCCGTTTGCAAAATAA
- the rplX gene encoding 50S ribosomal protein L24 has translation MFVKKGDKVRVIAGKDKGVEAVVLTALPKVNKVVVEGVNIIKKHQRPNNENPQGAIVEKEAPIHASNVQVLDKNGVAGRVGYKFVDGKKVRYNKKSGEVLD, from the coding sequence ATGTTTGTAAAAAAAGGCGACAAAGTTCGCGTTATCGCTGGTAAAGACAAAGGCGTAGAAGCTGTTGTTCTTACTGCTCTTCCAAAAGTAAATAAAGTTGTTGTAGAAGGTGTAAACATCATCAAGAAACACCAACGTCCAAATAACGAAAACCCTCAAGGTGCAATCGTTGAAAAAGAAGCTCCAATCCATGCTTCTAACGTTCAAGTTTTGGACAAAAACGGTGTTGCTGGACGTGTTGGCTACAAATTTGTAGACGGCAAAAAAGTTCGCTACAACAAAAAATCAGGCGAAGTGCTTGACTAA
- the rpmJ gene encoding 50S ribosomal protein L36, with the protein MKVRPSVKPICEYCKVIRRNGRVMVICPANPKHKQRQG; encoded by the coding sequence ATGAAAGTAAGACCATCGGTCAAACCAATTTGCGAATACTGTAAAGTAATTCGTCGTAATGGTCGTGTTATGGTAATTTGCCCAGCAAATCCAAAACACAAACAACGTCAAGGATAA
- the rpsM gene encoding 30S ribosomal protein S13 — protein MARIAGVDIPNDKRVVISLTYVYGIGLPTSKKILAAAGVSEDIRVRDLTPDQEDAIRREVDAIKVEGDLRREVNLNIKRLMEIGSYRGIRHRRGLPVRGQNTKNNARTRKGKAVAIAGKKK, from the coding sequence ATGGCTCGTATTGCTGGAGTTGACATTCCAAATGACAAACGTGTAGTAATTTCATTGACTTATGTGTACGGTATCGGACTTCCAACATCTAAGAAAATCCTTGCTGCTGCAGGCGTTTCTGAAGATATTCGTGTTCGCGATCTTACACCGGATCAAGAAGATGCTATCCGTCGTGAAGTTGACGCAATCAAAGTTGAAGGTGACCTTCGTCGTGAAGTAAACTTGAACATCAAACGCTTGATGGAAATCGGTTCATACCGTGGTATCCGTCACCGTCGTGGACTTCCAGTTCGTGGACAAAACACTAAAAACAATGCTCGCACTCGTAAAGGTAAAGCTGTTGCGATTGCAGGTAAGAAAAAATAA
- the rpsQ gene encoding 30S ribosomal protein S17 has product MERNNRKVLVGRVVSDKMDKTITVVVETKRNHPVYGKRINYSKKYKAHDENNVAKEGDIVRIMETRPLSATKRFRLVEVVEKAVII; this is encoded by the coding sequence ATGGAACGCAATAATCGTAAAGTTCTTGTTGGACGCGTTGTGTCTGACAAAATGGACAAAACAATCACAGTTGTAGTTGAAACTAAACGTAACCACCCAGTCTATGGTAAACGTATCAACTATTCTAAAAAATACAAAGCTCATGATGAAAACAATGTTGCTAAAGAAGGCGATATCGTTCGTATCATGGAAACTCGTCCGCTTTCAGCTACAAAACGCTTCCGTCTTGTAGAAGTCGTTGAAAAAGCGGTCATCATCTAA
- the rplF gene encoding 50S ribosomal protein L6, translating into MSRIGNKVIVLPAGVEITNNDNVVTVKGPKGELTRTFSKDIEIRVEGTEVTLHRPNDSKEMKTIHGTTRALLNNMVTGVSEGFKKELEMRGVGYRAQLQGSKLVLAVGKSHPDEVEAPEGITFELPNPTTIVVSGISKEVVGQTAAYVRSLRSPEPYKGKGIRYVGEYVRRKEGKTGK; encoded by the coding sequence ATGTCACGTATTGGTAATAAAGTTATCGTGTTGCCTGCTGGTGTTGAAATCACTAACAATGACAACGTTGTAACTGTAAAAGGACCTAAAGGAGAACTTACTCGTACGTTCTCAAAAGATATTGAAATCCGTGTGGAAGGTACTGAAGTAACTCTTCACCGTCCAAACGATTCAAAAGAAATGAAAACAATCCACGGAACAACTCGTGCCCTTTTGAACAACATGGTTACTGGTGTATCAGAAGGATTCAAGAAAGAACTTGAAATGCGCGGGGTTGGATACCGTGCACAACTTCAAGGATCAAAACTTGTTTTGGCTGTTGGTAAATCACACCCAGATGAAGTTGAAGCTCCAGAAGGAATTACTTTTGAACTTCCAAACCCAACAACAATCGTTGTTAGCGGAATTTCAAAAGAAGTAGTTGGTCAAACAGCTGCTTATGTACGTAGCCTTCGTTCACCTGAACCATACAAAGGTAAAGGGATCCGTTATGTTGGTGAATACGTTCGCCGCAAAGAAGGTAAAACAGGTAAATAA
- the rpsE gene encoding 30S ribosomal protein S5: MAFKDNAVELEERVVAINRVTKVVKGGRRLRFAALVVVGDRNGRVGFGTGKAQEVPEAIRKAVEDAKKNLIEVPMVGTTIPHEVTSVFGGARVLLKPAIEGAGVAAGGAVRAVVELAGIADVTSKSLGSNTPINIVRATVNGLAQLKRADEVAALRGISVSDLA, encoded by the coding sequence ATGGCATTTAAAGATAATGCAGTTGAACTTGAAGAACGCGTAGTTGCCATCAACCGTGTAACAAAAGTTGTTAAAGGTGGACGTCGTCTTCGTTTTGCAGCTCTTGTAGTTGTTGGTGACCGTAATGGCCGTGTTGGATTTGGTACTGGTAAAGCTCAAGAAGTTCCAGAAGCAATCCGTAAGGCTGTTGAAGATGCTAAGAAAAACTTGATCGAAGTTCCTATGGTTGGAACAACAATTCCACACGAAGTAACATCAGTATTTGGTGGAGCTCGTGTATTGTTGAAACCAGCTATCGAAGGGGCTGGGGTTGCTGCAGGTGGAGCAGTTCGTGCCGTTGTCGAATTGGCAGGTATTGCAGATGTTACATCTAAATCACTTGGATCAAACACTCCAATCAACATCGTTCGTGCAACTGTTAACGGTTTGGCACAATTGAAACGCGCTGATGAAGTTGCTGCCCTTCGTGGTATTTCAGTTTCTGACTTGGCTTAA
- the rplR gene encoding 50S ribosomal protein L18 translates to MISKPDKNKIRQKRHRRVRGKLSGTADRPRLNVFRSNTGIYAQVIDDVAGVTLASASTLDKEVSKGTKTEQAVVVGKLVAERAVAKGISEVVFDRGGYLYHGRVKALADAARENGLKF, encoded by the coding sequence GTGATTTCGAAACCAGATAAAAACAAAATCCGTCAAAAACGCCACCGTCGCGTTCGCGGAAAACTCTCTGGAACTGCTGATCGCCCACGTTTGAACGTATTCCGTTCTAATACAGGCATCTACGCTCAAGTGATTGATGACGTAGCGGGTGTAACGCTCGCAAGCGCTTCAACTCTTGACAAAGAAGTTTCAAAAGGAACTAAAACTGAACAAGCCGTTGTTGTCGGCAAACTTGTTGCTGAACGTGCAGTTGCTAAAGGTATTTCTGAAGTGGTGTTCGACCGCGGTGGATATCTATATCACGGACGTGTTAAAGCTTTGGCTGATGCAGCTCGTGAAAACGGATTGAAATTCTAA
- the rpmD gene encoding 50S ribosomal protein L30 has protein sequence MAQIKITLTKSPIGRIPSQRKTVVALGLGKLNSSVIKEDNPAVRGMITAVSHLVTVEEVK, from the coding sequence ATGGCTCAAATTAAAATTACTTTGACTAAGTCTCCAATCGGACGCATCCCGTCACAACGTAAAACTGTTGTAGCACTTGGACTTGGCAAATTGAACAGCTCTGTTATTAAAGAAGATAACCCAGCAGTACGTGGTATGATCACTGCTGTATCTCACTTGGTAACAGTTGAAGAAGTAAAATAA
- the rpsC gene encoding 30S ribosomal protein S3 has protein sequence MGQKVHPIGMRVGIIRDWDAKWYAEKEYADYLHEDLAIRKFIQKELADAAVSTIEIERAVNKVNVSLHTAKPGMVIGKGGANVDALRAALNKLTGKQVHINIIEIKRPDLDAHLVGEGIARQLEQRVAFRRAQKQAIQRAMRAGAKGIKTQVSGRLNGADIARAEGYSEGTVPLHTLRADIDYAWEEADTTYGKLGVKVWIYRGEVLPARKDAKGGK, from the coding sequence GTGGGTCAAAAAGTACATCCAATTGGTATGCGTGTTGGTATCATCCGTGATTGGGATGCCAAATGGTATGCTGAAAAAGAATACGCGGATTACCTTCATGAAGATCTTGCAATCCGTAAATTCATTCAAAAAGAATTGGCTGACGCAGCCGTTTCAACTATTGAAATCGAACGCGCAGTAAACAAAGTTAACGTTTCTCTTCACACTGCAAAACCAGGTATGGTTATCGGTAAAGGTGGAGCAAACGTTGATGCACTTCGTGCAGCTCTTAACAAATTGACTGGTAAACAAGTACACATCAACATCATTGAGATCAAACGTCCTGACTTGGATGCTCACCTTGTTGGTGAAGGAATCGCTCGTCAATTGGAACAACGTGTTGCTTTCCGTCGTGCACAAAAACAAGCGATCCAACGTGCTATGCGTGCTGGAGCTAAAGGAATCAAAACTCAAGTATCAGGTCGTTTGAACGGTGCAGATATTGCCCGTGCAGAAGGATACTCTGAAGGAACTGTTCCACTCCACACACTTCGCGCTGATATCGATTACGCTTGGGAAGAAGCAGACACTACTTACGGTAAACTTGGTGTTAAAGTATGGATCTACCGTGGTGAAGTTCTTCCAGCTCGTAAAGACGCTAAAGGAGGTAAATAA
- the rplP gene encoding 50S ribosomal protein L16, producing MLVPKRVKHRREFRGKMRGEAKGGKEVAFGEYGLQATTSHWITNRQIEAARIAMTRYMKRGGKVWIKIFPHKSYTAKAIGVRMGSGKGAPEGWVAPVKRGKVMFEIAGVSEEIAREALRLASHKLPVKTKFVKREAE from the coding sequence ATGTTAGTACCTAAACGTGTAAAACACCGTCGCGAATTCCGTGGTAAAATGCGCGGTGAAGCAAAAGGTGGAAAAGAAGTAGCATTCGGTGAATACGGTCTTCAAGCTACAACCAGCCACTGGATCACAAACCGTCAAATCGAAGCTGCTCGTATCGCCATGACTCGTTACATGAAACGTGGTGGTAAAGTTTGGATTAAGATTTTCCCACACAAATCATACACCGCTAAAGCTATCGGGGTACGTATGGGATCTGGTAAAGGGGCTCCTGAAGGTTGGGTAGCACCAGTTAAACGTGGTAAAGTGATGTTCGAAATCGCTGGTGTATCTGAAGAGATCGCACGCGAAGCGCTTCGTCTTGCTAGCCACAAATTGCCAGTTAAAACTAAATTTGTGAAACGTGAAGCAGAATAA
- the rplO gene encoding 50S ribosomal protein L15 encodes MKLHELQPATGSRKVRNRVGRGTSSGNGKTSGRGQKGQKARSGGGVRLGFEGGQTPLFRRLPKRGFTNINAKEYAIVNLDQLNAFEDGAEVTPVVLVESGIVKAEKSGIKILGNGELTKKLTVKAAKFSKSAEEAITAKGGSVEVI; translated from the coding sequence ATGAAACTTCATGAATTACAACCTGCTACAGGTTCACGTAAAGTCCGCAACCGTGTTGGTCGTGGTACTTCATCTGGTAATGGTAAAACTTCTGGCCGTGGTCAAAAAGGTCAAAAAGCTCGTAGCGGTGGCGGTGTACGTCTTGGTTTTGAAGGTGGACAAACTCCATTGTTCCGTCGTCTTCCAAAACGTGGATTTACAAACATCAACGCTAAAGAATATGCTATTGTGAACCTTGATCAATTGAACGCCTTTGAAGATGGTGCTGAAGTAACTCCAGTAGTACTTGTAGAATCAGGAATTGTAAAAGCTGAAAAATCAGGTATCAAAATTCTTGGTAACGGAGAATTGACTAAGAAGTTGACTGTTAAAGCAGCTAAATTCTCTAAATCAGCTGAAGAAGCTATCACTGCTAAAGGTGGTTCAGTTGAAGTCATCTAA
- a CDS encoding type Z 30S ribosomal protein S14 yields MAKKSMIAKNKRPAKFSTQAYTRCERCGRPHSVYRKFKLCRVCFRELAYKGQIPGVTKASW; encoded by the coding sequence ATGGCTAAAAAATCAATGATTGCTAAGAACAAACGCCCAGCGAAGTTCTCTACTCAAGCATACACTCGCTGTGAACGTTGTGGACGTCCACACTCAGTTTACCGCAAGTTTAAACTTTGCCGTGTTTGCTTCCGTGAATTGGCATACAAAGGTCAAATCCCAGGTGTCACAAAAGCATCTTGGTAA
- the infA gene encoding translation initiation factor IF-1 → MAKDDVIEVEGKVVDTMPNAMFTVELENGHQILATVSGKIRKNYIRILAGDRVTVEMSPYDLTRGRITYRFK, encoded by the coding sequence GTGGCAAAAGACGATGTGATTGAAGTAGAAGGTAAAGTAGTTGATACTATGCCGAATGCTATGTTTACGGTTGAACTTGAAAATGGACATCAGATTTTAGCAACAGTTTCTGGTAAAATTCGTAAAAACTATATTCGTATTTTAGCGGGAGATCGTGTTACAGTGGAGATGAGTCCGTACGATTTGACACGTGGACGTATCACATACCGCTTTAAATAA
- the rpsK gene encoding 30S ribosomal protein S11 codes for MAKPTRKRRVKKNIESGIAHIHATFNNTIVMITDVHGNAIAWSSAGALGFKGSRKSTPFAAQMASEAAAKAAQEHGLKSVEVTVKGPGSGRESAIRALAAAGLEVTAIRDVTPVPHNGARPPKRRRV; via the coding sequence TTGGCTAAACCAACACGTAAACGTCGTGTGAAAAAGAATATCGAATCTGGTATTGCTCATATTCACGCTACATTTAACAACACAATTGTTATGATTACTGATGTGCATGGTAACGCAATCGCTTGGTCATCTGCAGGTGCACTTGGATTTAAAGGTTCTCGTAAATCTACACCATTTGCTGCTCAAATGGCATCAGAAGCTGCTGCAAAAGCTGCTCAAGAACACGGACTTAAATCTGTTGAAGTAACTGTTAAAGGTCCTGGTTCAGGTCGTGAGTCTGCTATTCGTGCACTTGCTGCTGCTGGTCTTGAAGTAACTGCAATCCGCGATGTAACTCCTGTACCACACAATGGTGCTCGTCCTCCAAAACGTCGCCGTGTATAA
- the rpsH gene encoding 30S ribosomal protein S8 produces the protein MVMTDPIADFLTRIRNANQAKHEVLEVPASNIKKGIAEILKREGFVKNVEFIEDDKQGIIRVFLKYGQNGEKVITNLKRVSKPGLRVYKKREDLPKVLNGLGIAILSTSEGLLTDKEARQKNVGGEVIAYVW, from the coding sequence ATGGTTATGACTGACCCAATCGCAGACTTCCTTACACGTATTCGTAACGCTAACCAAGCAAAACACGAAGTACTTGAAGTACCTGCATCAAACATCAAAAAAGGGATTGCTGAAATCCTTAAACGCGAAGGTTTTGTAAAAAACGTTGAATTCATCGAAGATGACAAACAAGGCATCATCCGTGTATTCTTGAAATACGGACAAAACGGTGAAAAAGTTATCACAAACTTGAAACGTGTATCTAAACCAGGTTTGCGTGTTTACAAAAAACGTGAAGATCTTCCAAAAGTTCTTAACGGACTTGGAATTGCTATCCTTTCAACTTCTGAAGGTTTGCTTACTGATAAAGAGGCACGCCAAAAGAACGTTGGTGGAGAAGTTATCGCTTACGTTTGGTAA
- the rplN gene encoding 50S ribosomal protein L14, with product MIQTETRLKVADNSGAREILTIKVLGGSKRKFASIGDVIVASVKQATPGGAVKKGDVVKAVIVRTKSGARRKDGSYIKFDENAAVIIRDDKTPRGTRIFGPVARELRDGGFMKIVSLAPEVL from the coding sequence ATGATTCAAACAGAAACTCGTTTGAAAGTCGCTGACAACAGTGGCGCACGCGAAATCTTGACAATCAAAGTTCTTGGTGGTTCAAAACGTAAATTCGCGAGCATCGGTGATGTAATCGTTGCATCTGTAAAACAAGCTACTCCTGGTGGTGCGGTTAAGAAAGGTGACGTTGTAAAAGCTGTTATCGTTCGTACTAAATCAGGTGCTCGTCGTAAAGATGGTTCGTACATCAAGTTCGACGAAAATGCAGCAGTGATCATCCGTGACGACAAAACTCCTCGCGGAACTCGTATCTTTGGCCCAGTTGCACGTGAATTGCGTGACGGTGGATTCATGAAGATCGTATCACTTGCTCCAGAAGTACTTTAA
- the rplQ gene encoding 50S ribosomal protein L17 yields MAYRKLGRTSSQRKAMLRDLTTDLIINEAIVTTEARAKEIRKSVEKMITLGKRGDLHARRQAAAFVRNEVASQNFDEETGKYSETTALQKLFSELAPRYAERNGGYTRILKTEPRRGDAAPMAIIELV; encoded by the coding sequence ATGGCTTACCGTAAACTAGGACGCACTAGCTCTCAACGTAAAGCGATGCTTCGCGATTTGACTACAGATCTTATCATCAATGAAGCAATTGTAACAACTGAAGCACGTGCGAAAGAAATCCGTAAATCAGTTGAAAAAATGATTACTTTGGGTAAACGTGGTGATTTGCATGCACGTCGTCAAGCTGCTGCATTCGTACGTAACGAAGTTGCATCACAAAACTTTGATGAAGAAACAGGTAAATACTCAGAAACAACTGCACTTCAAAAATTGTTCTCTGAATTAGCACCTCGTTATGCTGAGCGCAATGGTGGATATACTCGTATCCTTAAAACTGAACCACGTCGTGGTGATGCTGCGCCAATGGCTATCATCGAATTGGTATAA
- a CDS encoding adenylate kinase yields the protein MNLLIMGLPGAGKGTQAAKIVEEFHVAHISTGDMFRAAMANQTEMGVLAKSFIDKGELVPDDVTNGIVKERLAQDDIKEKGFLLDGFPRTIEQAHALDQILVDLGLELEGVINIEVDPSCLLERLSGRIIHRETGETFHKVFNPPADYKEEDYYQREDDKPETVKRRLDVNIAQGEPILAHYRAKGLVHDIEGNQDINDVFKDIQKVLENLK from the coding sequence ATGAATCTTTTAATTATGGGGTTGCCTGGAGCAGGTAAAGGAACTCAAGCAGCTAAAATCGTTGAAGAGTTTCACGTAGCGCACATCTCCACTGGAGATATGTTCCGCGCAGCAATGGCTAACCAAACTGAAATGGGTGTATTGGCAAAATCATTCATCGACAAAGGTGAATTGGTGCCCGATGATGTGACAAATGGGATTGTAAAAGAACGTTTGGCTCAAGACGACATTAAGGAAAAAGGATTCCTTTTGGACGGTTTTCCTCGCACGATTGAACAAGCTCATGCCTTGGATCAAATCTTGGTAGACCTTGGTTTGGAGCTTGAAGGAGTGATCAACATTGAAGTGGATCCATCATGTCTCCTCGAGCGCTTGAGTGGTCGCATCATCCATCGTGAAACAGGTGAAACCTTCCATAAAGTATTCAACCCACCAGCTGACTACAAGGAAGAAGACTATTACCAACGTGAAGATGACAAACCAGAAACAGTGAAACGCCGTCTGGATGTAAATATTGCTCAAGGTGAGCCAATTCTTGCTCATTACCGTGCAAAAGGATTGGTCCATGATATTGAAGGAAATCAAGACATCAACGACGTCTTCAAAGATATCCAAAAGGTCTTGGAGAATTTAAAATAA